The following DNA comes from Papaver somniferum cultivar HN1 chromosome 4, ASM357369v1, whole genome shotgun sequence.
AGTTTATGGAGTAGTCACCATGTTAACCAGGCCTGTTCAGCAGTACGCCAGCTTCCCATATACCCGCAAAATCCATTTGTTGGTGCAGTAATACTATAGAGTAATACTGTAAAGATTCTCTTACTTTGATGCAAAAATCAATTCAACCTTCCAGTTGAGTTGAAAATAAATTATCAATGACTCCTAACCTCCTACATTAGTAAGTGTTTACAGGTGACCAAGCAAATAGATGGTTGAAGCATTTCGACAAACACTTCCTAAGCAACCCCAGCGCAAGATGGACTAACTCTCACTCCCTTTTTTTTCTATTCTTCTACTTCCTCTGCTAACAAATAACAACAGATATGAACATGGCGGACTAAATTGCTTGGCTTGGTGGACTAGTCTGATGAGCTTAGTGGActaaacacaatttttcttggGCCAGTTAAAGAATGGCCATACTTTTTGTAACTCGGTCACAAAATAATCATACTTTTGTAATCCATTTACAAAATGATTTTTTCCATCCGATTTAACACTTTTGAGTAAAACGGTGTTATCTTTTCCAAATATACCCTCTCTCAAAAACCCTTCCTAGTTAACTAATTGGTtgaagtggtggtggtgtggtggaAGCTTATACCTGCTAAATCCCGGAGGGCAAGCGGTCAACCCTTTgggtgaatgcggtgtaacgaccCTGAATGCGGTGAAGCGAACCTAAACGTGGTTTTACGATCCTGAATGCGGTGTAATGATATGTAGGcggcaccaccaccaccgtcaaaaCAAATTATAATGAAGGCAAAAGTTAAAAATGTATGTGGAAGGATAATACGAAGGACATATAGGTAATTTCATTAACATATTTAACTGTGAGTCGCCACTTAACTCCCTTTTTAACgaaagtatgatcattttgttaatagtttgtaacagTAGGATGTTTTTGTGAATCAGGCCCTAATACTAAGACTGTTTTGTacattttccatttttcttttggaCAAAGGGTAAATTAATGACTCAGTAAAGTTTTGTAAGAAAAAGGAGGGCTACAACTGGTAAGCTAGGAAAGATGTAtgaaataagagaataagaagcctacatggttataccgcaagtgcactgtgtcggttgtagcttgtgcaaatacgggtcgaatccacagggactagggtgtgagttgaattttcctaagctaattctctgagcagtgaactaatgaagcaaagagtgacagtggcaaatgacagttacaatggcaatgagccaaaggcagtgaagtatagaatttagaagcaaacagtgaagcaagaatttggaaacaaatgtaaacaaaataccaaggtctttgaatccacctctaactcacactgattattcatcactgacagtaactttgtttttctataaccactagcaagagggatgtcaatcctctatatagcaagggtcattttgatatgaaatctcctatcacaactaaggtactcctcctaagcattaactgtctagctaaagcacaattaatcaaaagaacaatatataaaattaagcatgagttgcagttcagcaacactagatgattctaactacaatggatgcctgacatccaatgtgaaaggctagtgttgaagccctaagatggagtttcactatgagcatttaaaacatcatggctactgacaagagcatgaataacaaatgttaatctagggtttcatctaaaccctgacaaattaaactagaacatgtttaacacattaaataactggaattgaaacattgaacataaacagagcattgatagaacaaatcaaaacaacacagttgaggcactggctagtccagtcctcttgggtgaaactctggctagcccaggtatgcccattacaacatcccaaagcatctatttgtACATGCACAAGTTTcccaaaaaacagaaaattagggtttcataaagattgaaattaggtttacctaatctctgaaaactctcaagtgcatcgacccaatcttctacttcttctcttgatgctacccatgccttcaattgctctcaatttcgacctagtttaccaattttacacgctagggtttAGAGAGAAAACGTGTAGAAATtgggaaaataggtggctaaagaGAAGGGAAAATGATGGGATTAGGGTTGGTGGtgtttgagaagagatggtggtggttgtggtggtggcagagagttggtggcggagctgtTGGTGCGGACATGGTGTTGCGGACATGGAGAGGAAGGGGAAGGAAGAGATGAAAGAAAACCCGATATAGTTTtcttagggttcgtttggtttgGGTGTATAGGTATTAGATGCTTGGGTGTTAGACGGaatcatcaaatctcgatgttcTGCTTGTGAAAGACGTCGGATGAGAAGATTATGAATTAATCCAACGGTGCGATGGAGATGGGTATGGAGCGACCCTTGGATGTGGGATACATCAAaattgacggtccaagatggagttaggtgctatagtgttagacaggaacatcaaagctcgatgaactctgatgaagcgactgttagatgatggaatgaatccaatctgacggttaagaagagaaacgggtttgggaaatgggtttgggcttagacaatcttgagcccacttcttgtttaagaacaaattcttcctcttcaagcccacttctagttgatctggctcttgcaaacatcattcttcgctgcctttctgcgggagtcttttccgtttctttgctcttttcgctccgtgagttaaccaggctttatttagtacctaaaaatgcaaaattaattaagaaaagtatttattcttgaaaacaacgaaaacacagaatatgcatgggataaaatggagcgttagtgcataaatgatgagttaaatgccaataaaaaggtgcaaatatatacaatatttggcactcatcaacaatCAGGTTTAGTCAACCTGTGCTTCTGCCCCTGTGTGTAATATGTTTATTGATCAATCAAAATTTCGGAAATTAACtcaaatttcttttattttctatgcTTTAAAGGTGCTTATTTGGTTGGGTTATTGGGGTAAAGCTTATACAGACTTTAATGTTTCAGTGATGCGgatcaaatttttttcttcttactttGATTTTGATTATCATGTTTGCTGTTTTCTCAGCCACAATTTCACCCAATGAATCTACGTTTCGATGGTTAATTATTTTGATATTCCTGTAAATTACTCTTATACCCTCCATTTATGAATGCAAATGGtttaattaaaaaataagaagaaggacAAAATCGGAAGTTCAAAATTTACAGCTTCACTTGCTACAGTAAGGGGTGTTCcctttatataatagaatagatatAAACTTCTACTTGTtaccaaaaataaatataaatagtAGCTAGGATAAGTTTTGAGAAATTGGGttaattgtccaaatatttttaaaacatggttctaatggacgagtaaaaattagtatgggtgaaatggacaccaaaaagatcgcaagaatgaatctggattcatcatggcttaaacttaaaagtagggagggtgaaactggatgcatcctgatataaattacaaataagaaaaaatatttgaaaatgggtaggatgaaacagtttacatcctgactatttttacattctcgttcatttaaacagtatcaaattttatatgtctttttcacccaaaaattatcgttattgggttaattaaccaattttgtgataagtTTCTTAACAAACCTTTATTTGTTAccaaaaaagaataaataataaaaaaaataaaatagtagCTAGGATAAGATTCTAAACTTGCCTTTCTGAAATGTATCTTGTATGCAGTGAGAGTAAAGCAGTAACCAGGTATTGTGAAGTTCCACTGCAATTTTTAATATATTAATTTTATTAGCAATTAATTTTAGTTTTGGTAAGAACATGACATTAAACATGGTTAGTCAAGGATTAGTCATGACATTTTATaagattttcttctttaatattttgACTAAGTCGATTAAAGACGGGGGAGTACTCCAGTTAAACCCTTGGTCCATAATGTAATTGCTATTAATTAAAAACAGACTCAGGCATAACAAAGTATTAGAAAGTTTTCTTAAATTACAATCTTAGCCAGAAGGCGAAGGGGTCATATTTATTCAGTTCACGTCTCTTTTTCACCTTAATTCCTTTCTTTTTGATTAAGTAATTTAAGAGGTGCATGCGATTTGAATTTGTAATAAAAGAAGTACGAAAACGACATCTGTATAATACATCGTAATTTTGTTATTATAGTCCTAAATGAACCACATTACGTAcatatagttgaacccaaatgaCATGATTGCTGGTGTTTGTCTTTCTATTACCTTATCATGTCATTATAGGTAACTGCGGCGCATAACCTTAGTTACATCATTTATTTAATTAAGCAGGTATACTGTATACATAACCTTAATTATTGAATTAGCGTGCATGGAACTTACTTCTTTGTCATGCAGCTAATTGATGTTCCTTTGATTGCCTAACGGAAAGTGACAGGGAAGATTTCTCTCATGTCAGGGTAGTACAGGCCAAAATGTCGCTCAGTCGGGAGACCACCCTTCGTATTCTCGTTAAAAAGgccaaaaatataagtctctATGCTCCTCCCTGGCCTTTTGGGGGTTCCAGATGTTCCCGATACGTGTGAAATCAAATTGTTAACATATGTCCTAGTATTTGGAATGGTTGCAATATCTCCATTTTGACCAGATGGCCATCCACTTTCGGCAACGACAATATCGACATTGTATCCACCAACCTTCTCGATCGCCGCATATGCTGCATCGGTCATAGCATCAAACAAGTTCCAGTACCGTAGTCCGTTACCGCTGTCCGTTACAATAACTCGATTTGCCGTAAATAACGCATAATCCAATTGTATTTGTTGTCGGTTGTCATTGTACGCGAAGTAAGGATAGATATTTACGAGGAGAGGACTCCTGTTGGCTACTAAAAACTCTACTATCGATCTCATTATGTTTTGGGCGCCGTCGGAAAATCGTCCACGAGAGGGAGGGTATGAATCTACAACCACACCAAAAGAAATAGTTGTAGTAACTGGAGTTGTTTTCCCAGCAGCTCTAAGTGCATTATGAAGATTTCGCATAGCAGGAAGAATGTGATTTGACTCTCCAGCGTAAGGAATATTGACTTCATTTCCCACTGAAATGTATCGAAATTGAACATCACCGAATGAAAGGACATTGTTCCAAATCCAATTTCCAGCAAAATCTGGATCATTTCCCATCCTTTGGATATCTCGGTTGGGGACACAAAGTACGACTCCGATTCCTGACCCTCGTAGGGCATTTAGGACATCCCAATCTGGACTAAAAAGCCGAATTCGGTCCACATTTCTCGATCTTAAGAGGCTAACGACTGCACTCGGGGACGGTAGGTTGTTTCCTTGCCTTCCATAGTTCACACCAACATTTCCCGCTTCTGCATGCAACCAAATATATTAAAACTTTTAATGTTTATATTGTGATAATTTATTCAATAAAAGGCATATAAATGTACTTACCAACGAATATATTTGATGAAATGAGAAGTGCTGCAAAGAAGGAAATTTTGTAAAACAAGATTATCGGTTCCATTGTTCTCATAATGTTCTAATAGAATACTTTTGCTGTGAATGTTATATTAGTGATACTACCCTATATAAGTATATATAGACAAAATGGCGTTAAGATTTTCTACTAAAATGATGACAATAATTTATTTTCCACATACGATATTATAGTTGTACGCTAAGTCAAGACTTGGTGGAATTTAAGTGGCTTGATCGCTTCAACCTTCTAGTTGTATTATGGCCGTTTCCTTTACGTTGGACTAGACATCAACGCGAGCTGCACGAAATTTGCAGGAAAAGCTAAAACAAAAATTCAGCTAGCATGCATGGGTGGTAAAATGGCTAGAAATGAGCCAAAAACATCAGATAATTTAATGGTTTTCATAATTAACTATCACATTGTGGTCGGAAAATTGGTAGTCACCGAGCAGACCGATTGCACACAGCCAAAAACTAGGAATAAGGATGACGAGTAAATTTATCAAGTTCACCGTTTCGTACGGTTTTAGGTTTAAAGCTAAAATATAACCCTACTAATGACCCGCTGGTAATCGAGCTGGTATTGTAATAGTAGGAGTTATACTCTCTCCGTATTACTTTACTTgtcaaaattgagttttttttaagaaaagtgtaccaaaaa
Coding sequences within:
- the LOC113274807 gene encoding putative glucan endo-1,3-beta-glucosidase GVI produces the protein MRTMEPIILFYKISFFAALLISSNIFVEAGNVGVNYGRQGNNLPSPSAVVSLLRSRNVDRIRLFSPDWDVLNALRGSGIGVVLCVPNRDIQRMGNDPDFAGNWIWNNVLSFGDVQFRYISVGNEVNIPYAGESNHILPAMRNLHNALRAAGKTTPVTTTISFGVVVDSYPPSRGRFSDGAQNIMRSIVEFLVANRSPLLVNIYPYFAYNDNRQQIQLDYALFTANRVIVTDSGNGLRYWNLFDAMTDAAYAAIEKVGGYNVDIVVAESGWPSGQNGDIATIPNTRTYVNNLISHVSGTSGTPKRPGRSIETYIFGLFNENTKGGLPTERHFGLYYPDMREIFPVTFR